In Streptomyces sannanensis, the DNA window GCGCCTGGACATCGACACCGAGGTCGACTGGCACGAGACCGAGAAGTTCCTGAAGATGGCGTTCCCGCTCGACATCCACGCCGAGCGGTACGCCTCCGAGACCCAGTTCGGCCACTTCTTCCGGCCCACCCACACCAACACCAGCTGGGAGGCGGCCAAGTTCGAGGCCTGCAACCACCGCTTCGTGCATCTCGAGGAGCCCGGCTGGGGCGTGGCCGTCGTCAACGACTCGACGTACGGCCATGACGTCACCCGCACGGTGCGGGCCGAGGACAAGGGCACGACGACCACCGTCCGCGTATCCCTGCTGCGCGCACCCCGCTTCCCCGACCCCGAGACCGACCAGGGCGTGCACCGCTTCCGGCACGCGCTCCTTCCCGGCGCGACGATCGGCGACGCGGTGCGCGAGGGCTACGCCGTCAACCTTCCCGAGCGCCGCGTTCCGGGCGGCGCCGCCGTGGCCCCGCTGGTCACCGTCGACGACGACGCGGTCGTGCTCAGCGCGCTCAAGCTCGCCGACGACGGCAGCGGCGATGTGGTCGTACGCCTCTACGAGTCCCGCGGCGGCCGGGCGCGTGCCCTGCTCACCCCCGGATTCGACTACGAGGACGCGTACGCCACGGACCTCCTGGAGCGCCCGCTGGACACCCCCGTGGCCGTCACCGCCGAAGGAATCCAGCTGTCGCTGCGCCCCTTCGAGCTGGTCACCCTCCGTCTGAAGCGGGCCTGAGCACACGGGCGAGGAAGGAACGTGTGCGAGGGTGGCTCGGGCTGCCCAGCACGTCCTCCGGGCGGCCCTCCTCCACCACCGAACCGTCGTCCATGAACACCACACGATCTGCGACATCGCGGGCGAAACCCATCTCATGGGTGACGACCATCATCGTCATGCCTTCGTCGGCGAGTGTGCGCATGACACCCAGCACCTCTCCCACGAGTTCCGGGTCGAGCGCGCTGGTCGGCTCGTCGAACAGCATCAGCGAGGGCCCCATGGACAGGGCCCGGGCGATGGCGACACGCTGCTGCTGACCGCCCGAGAGCTGTGCGGGATAGCTGCTCCCGCGGTCGGCGAGACCGACCTTGGCGAGGTTCTCGCGCGCGATCCGGCCCGCTTCCTCCTTGCTCCGCCCGAGCACCCGGCGCTGGGCGATCGTGAGGTTCTCCAGGACGTTCAGATGCGGAAAGAGGTTGAACTGCTGGAAGACCATGCCGATCCGGCGGCGCACCCGGTCGATGTCGACATCCGGGTCGGTGAGGTCGGTGCCGGCGACGGTCACCTTTCCGCTGGTGGGCTCCTCAAGCAGGTTCACACAGCGCAGCAGGGTGGACTTGCCGGAGCCCGAGGGGCCGATCACGCAGACCACCTCGCCCGGGTCGACGGTGAAGTCGATGCCGCGCAGCACTTCCCGGTCGCCGAACGACTTGCGCAGCCCCTGGATCTCGATCGCCGCGGTCGTCATGTGATCACCGTTCCTTCGCATGACGCGCCTCGAGGCGGCGCACGAGATAGCCGAGCGGGACGGTGACCAGCAGATAGCACAGCCCCGCCACGAAGATCGGCGTGGTGTTGGCCGTCTGGCCGGCGAAGTCGCGGCCGAACTTGGTGAGTTCGCGCT includes these proteins:
- a CDS encoding amino acid ABC transporter ATP-binding protein, with amino-acid sequence MTTAAIEIQGLRKSFGDREVLRGIDFTVDPGEVVCVIGPSGSGKSTLLRCVNLLEEPTSGKVTVAGTDLTDPDVDIDRVRRRIGMVFQQFNLFPHLNVLENLTIAQRRVLGRSKEEAGRIARENLAKVGLADRGSSYPAQLSGGQQQRVAIARALSMGPSLMLFDEPTSALDPELVGEVLGVMRTLADEGMTMMVVTHEMGFARDVADRVVFMDDGSVVEEGRPEDVLGSPSHPRTRSFLARVLRPASDGG